In Zingiber officinale cultivar Zhangliang chromosome 1A, Zo_v1.1, whole genome shotgun sequence, the DNA window tAATGGTTGTCACGCAAAATTTGTTAATGTACAACTAGATAACAAAATGGATAAGGGTTTTAAATTCAAGCCTTCATCCAATTAGTATAAATGAATCATATGCATATATATAaaaacttagggtgcgtttggttaaCACatgttccattttcattttctaaaaaacgcgcgttttctagaaaatagaaaatgacttttagtcattctctatttttccagaaaatgctagctatttttttagaaaataggcatggaaaatacaaaccaaacatcatttttcagaaacgcacgtttttcaaaaaataaaaatgaaaaacgtgCAAACTAAACACACCCttaaagttttaccaaaaatttaAGAAGGTCAAGGTATAGATATGAAAATGGGTACATCTGGAAAGTCAAATTTTCATAAGAAAATTTGGAAAAATGGGTACATCACCCTTTAACGGTGAAATTTTGTAAGAGTCGGGCTTCATACGAGAAAGGGTATGAATATGGATTGGTCTCGAAAAGACTTTGTGTGCATATACTATAATAGTTGAAACTCCTTGATCAAAATTTATGgttatttgaaatttgaaaatagtGTGTTTTATTCAACCTATCCAATTTGATCGAATTACTGGGTCGAATTGGGTTGTTTTAAGCCGAGATTTTTTCTAGCTATTTTCTTCTCAACAAAACTCTACCCAGCTCGACTATGGAgaacttgactctgataccactaaaataTCACACCCCGCAATCAGGGATTGACATTGGTGTTGCTTTCAAATCCAAAATTCGAAAACAACTAGCCTTAGTAGTATAGTAATTGTCAAAGAAAATCAGTCTTTTCATTCCCAAAATAAATGGTACATTATTTTCACCATTCGAATGAATTAAATTACATTCACTTAAATTATGAATTCATTGGTATAGTAGAATTCTAATCTTTCTATAGCAGATTCACCATCCCTATAATTTGACTTGCTCTTGAtccatgaggtcttttgggtaaaaaaaaaattcatgagGGATtaagctcaaagtggacaatatcatactattatggagatatatgAATTCTTTTGGTTCTAACAAGAGTATCAGAGTAATGATTtaaattgagccatgtgggtggaATAGTGACTTTGAACGAAAGAGGTGGGGGGTTCCCAGAGGAGTGAACTAAACtctaagagaaaagtccaagtaagttaagggtgaccggatgcttggcgaaaATTTTGAGGGAGTGAACTTTAGATGGTGAAAAAGTCTTAGAGGAGAGGAATGACCTTGATTAATTGGATGCTTGATGTTTGGCGGAAATCTTGAGGAAGTGAACTCTAGGTGGTGAAAAAGTTTTAAAGGAGAGGAGTGATcttgattgactggatacttaaagGGAGAGCTAGAGTAAGTCAATAGTAGTGATAGAATGTTTGAGGGGAGGTCTGAAACAAGTCAAGGATGATCAGATACTTGAGGGGAGTCTTAGACTATAAGAATAATGGTGATCCTTTATTTGAGGAGAGGATTGTTgaaaatacaatcaaagtcccacattaaaaatatatgaaaaaaattatgagtttataagatgaagttattttcattattatgagacattttaaataaaatctaaaaataaatccatgaaGATTTAGATCTAAAGTTAATAATATTATACTATTATAGAAGTTTATAAATTCTTTTATCCTATTCAACTATCATTTAGATAATTATACTTATGATAGGCATGATATTTACAATTGCCAACATCAAATTGAAATTACTTTAGACAGATAAATTGGAGAGTAAGGTATGCATGCAATCCAAATACTCCCTATCAAATTACTTTCTTGTCAATTAATTATCATAGGCAATATATCTAGTTACGAATTACAGATAATTCCAAGAATTACATATATAACACATGCACCCACGTACACACGTGTGGTTTATATTTTTTACAATTTACAGTTGTTAATAAGTGGTCATAAAGTCCATTAATTAAAGAGGAATCTTCTCCTAAGTGACAGCCACCGAACTTTGAAAGATATTTCAGTTAGTCTATATGTATATTCGTACACGCACATAGCATAAGTTACAAAGTGTTAACTCTTCCCTTCTTTTATACATTGccctaaaactaattttagagcATTATTTTGCATTCGCTAGTATCAGTCAGTATCCTTAATTTGGAGCTAGAGAGAGAGCCTAAAACTTCAAATTAGATAATAAACCCTATATATCTCTACTCTTCAGCATGCATATATCTACATATCCCTCAACAAACTCTCTTCACACTGCACCTCATCAACCACAAgtactcatcatcatcatcatcatcatcatcatcatcatctcctatAAAATTAACTCTCTGTTACAGAACTCCTCGACCTTAAATTTTCATGGCGTAGGAGTCCATCGTGATGGACAAGAGAATAAGCAGCAGCCAGGAGGCGGAGGTGCGGAAGGGCCCATGGACCATGGAGGAAGACCTCATCCTCATCAACTACATCTCCAACCACGGCGAGGGTGTCTGGAACAACATCGCTCGCTCTGCCGGTATTGCTAACGTGTATTGCAACTTTGCTAATGTATATTGCAACATCGCTCGTGTGTGCAGGGTTGAAGAGGACAGGGAAGAGCTGCAGGCTGAGGTGGCTGAACTACCTCCGCCCGGACGTGCGGCGGGGGAACATCACGCCGGAGGAGCAGCAGCTGATCATGGAGCTCCACGCCCGGTGGGGGAACAGGTGAGCGAGAAGAGGCAGCAAGATAAGCAGCTAGCTAGGGTTTTGAGTGCAGCGAGAATTAGAAGGAGAGCCACGAAGATGCGCATGGAGTTGGAGATAGCCAATTAAATACGACGTGCATGGAGTCGATTGGGCGGTATTAATGGGAGGAGATGTGTGGCCAGAAATCTCCGGCGGCTGCATCCGGCGCAGGAGAGCCACAAATTCGATAGCCAGGGTTTGGGTGGCGGGGTATGAAATGGGTGGCCCGAGTTTTTTcccacaaaattaattaattggtcCATACATTAGTCTCGGATCTAAGAGATTGAGCACGTGCACGGAGTGGTAGATCATGCTATAGATTAGGGTCGCTCACTGGTCGATACTTGTTTTTTCCTCATTCCGctcaggttttttttttttttttggttctttTACCAGTTTCATTGTCTCAATTAAATGAAAATTGCAATGGAAAGAATTAATCAGGTTTTATTTGAATGAATTAGGCAAAAAtattatttcttttatatataattgacgttcattgattttttttgtaaaattgtgAGGTGGTCAAAAATCGCGAGGCAGCTGCCGGGACGGACGGACAATGAGATAAAGAACTTCTGGCGGACTCGAGTGCAAAAGAAGCTCAAACAATGTGAGTCCTTTGTAAGCCTCAAGAACAACCCGGTGATTATTGACGACGCTAGCACTAGCGCGCTTCGAGTTGACACCGCCGGCAACGTCAGTAGTGGAGTTCATCAGGTTTGCGACGACAACATCATCGGCGGTGATCGCCACCACGCCGACGACATGGTTTCCGAAGGCTTCTCCACGGAGTCTAGTGACAACTTTTGGTCCTTGGAGGATTTCTGGttgctaaattaaattttaagataaTAATAATGTGCTAGTTGATCCTTGATTAGAGATCGAATGATCGATCATATATATAAATTGAACACGAAGTGGACGAGCTTTGTTGTTTAGAGCTAGCGCAACGTATATGATCGCACGCAGTAGTGATCACTTGATATTGTACAAATTAGCTTTGGGTACACGGCAACTACCACAAAATACacttgttatttgttttatttgtcTTATATTTTAAATAAGAAAATGGACACATTTTCCAAATTAAAAATGATCTATATACTCCCACACATATTAGAAACTTTAACTCCCTAATTTTATTAATTGTTTTGTtacattttaaatttagtttcatTAATATATTAATATACAGATGCCACTATTCATTCTTCTAAAACTAAATATGTTGATGGCCAATAAACAAAAGTGTTCTAAAAAATGAATATGCAAAAACGATTTTTCCATGGATGTCTAAAAATGTGTAGAAaa includes these proteins:
- the LOC122003973 gene encoding MYB-like transcription factor EOBII, which gives rise to MDKRISSSQEAEVRKGPWTMEEDLILINYISNHGEGVWNNIARSAGLKRTGKSCRLRWLNYLRPDVRRGNITPEEQQLIMELHARWGNRWSKIARQLPGRTDNEIKNFWRTRVQKKLKQCESFVSLKNNPVIIDDASTSALRVDTAGNVSSGVHQVCDDNIIGGDRHHADDMVSEGFSTESSDNFWSLEDFWTMKTLSFYNEISFDEVVADRELNIQHLQILFDNSVHVIHEINRIVNNHWRGDSMSYTSTPAPTRELWWSEFREQYDELEAAQRCSGSASADMEGRVEGQKRRKDVWNEFFEQNHRNPPGDGDDGDHDDGNGGKS